The following are from one region of the Hemibagrus wyckioides isolate EC202008001 linkage group LG24, SWU_Hwy_1.0, whole genome shotgun sequence genome:
- the LOC131345234 gene encoding P2Y purinoceptor 11-like, giving the protein MNSSSCNSSFQRELLAPIYSVEMCVALVGNILALWLLVNKEKKKWHMGVVFSCNLIISDIFYALSLPLLIDYYSKGRVWIFDNALCKIQRFLFTCNLYVSIYFIMCISVHRYLAIVCPIFTHKHIRPKHAKIVSLFVWIFVAIISSPFLYFSGLKHRKCFLFADNSSPTYRVFMAVMGCLVPFVVTFASYFGLIMAVKNANITPLQKKKVALIVGLGCLLYAVSFVPYHILQIWNFKLWAENKFNCYVRNGYQVSKALACLNMCLHPILYMAVFDSIRAVCCRRTAN; this is encoded by the coding sequence ATGAACAGCAGCAGCTGTAACAGTTCATTTCAAAGAGAACTGTTAGCTCCTATCTacagtgtggagatgtgtgtggcACTGGTGGGGAACATACTGGCACTGTGGCTGCTTGTGaataaggagaagaagaaatggCACATGGGAGTGGTGTTCTCCTGCAACCTGATCATCAGCGACATCTTTTACGCCCTCAGTCTCCCACTTCTTATTGACTACTATTCAAAAGGACGGGTCTGGATATTTGATAATGCACTCTGCAAAATACAGCGCTTTCTCTTCACCTGTAACCTCTACGTCAGCATTTACTTCATCATGTGCATCAGTGTTCATCGATACCTGGCCATTGTTTGTCCAatcttcacacacaaacacattcgaCCGAAACATGCCAAGATCGTCAGTCTGTTCGTCTGGATCTTTGTGGCAATCATTTCATCCCCATTCCTCTACTTTTCAGGTTTGAAGCACAGGAAATGTTTCTTATTTGCAGATAATAGCAGTCCTACTTACAGGGTGTTTATGGCTGTCATGGGTTGTTTGGTCCCATTTGTTGTTACTTTTGCATCATATTTTGGTTTAATAATGGCtgttaaaaatgcaaatatcaCCCCACTGCAGAAGAAAAAAGTGGCCCTGATTGTGGGTTTAGGCTGCCTCCTGTACGCCGTGTCTTTTGTCCCCTATCACATTCTGCAAATATGGAATTTTAAACTGTGGGcagaaaataaatttaattgttATGTGCGTAATGGATACCAAGtgtcaaaagcattagcctgcCTGAACATGTGTCTTCATCCCATCCTGTACATGGCTGTGTTTGACAGCATCAGGGCAGTGTGCTGCAGAAGGACAGCAAATTAA